A portion of the Candidatus Pristimantibacillus lignocellulolyticus genome contains these proteins:
- a CDS encoding FHA domain-containing protein has translation MKHLKIDYTMNNGHQMTIERTVPFTSRDMNSLEINMLSANAVHTFLPFDWNEIDNEIVFVYQIQHFKLLTHFYQPNSIKMIDYYSLLLSLLDALVTCYDYMLRPQCCLLEEKLIYFDPTNNSIRLVYLPVQEQYHKEDHQLLLLAVRWSQLVDSLHHEGYQQILQLIGSQHFPIIPLRQLLLDLIHQLSSNPQEEQQRPYTEKVKPDSVLYYVQNESEPSSAQAAIGFVRSELDEDQDYDDWEDEAERKPLGWKHYVMILLIVAIVGLSWKKLYFEETTTTNLLFSAGITLIMLTGIIIILKQHWKVLNYKKSSNQQDHIAFDTNANPKPSIQSSQSSSVEQQVKSNLDINPSNNIGQARVAPPQATVKLDLQQSTTFIGSKGSNGNPSLLRKLYDDEQRIIVNDNRFLIGRAEEGVHYQDAAAGVSRVHLEVEVDNGTIHIKDVGSRNGSYLNGQLMIAYKAYPLYEGDIIQLVNHEGPKYQLAV, from the coding sequence ATGAAACATTTGAAAATAGATTACACAATGAATAATGGTCACCAAATGACTATCGAACGAACTGTGCCATTCACTTCTCGCGATATGAATTCTTTAGAGATAAATATGCTAAGTGCCAATGCAGTTCATACTTTTCTCCCATTTGATTGGAATGAAATTGATAATGAAATTGTGTTTGTATATCAAATTCAACATTTTAAGTTGCTAACTCATTTTTACCAACCAAATAGTATTAAGATGATTGATTATTATAGTTTGTTGCTTTCTTTACTTGATGCTCTCGTCACCTGTTACGACTATATGTTACGGCCTCAATGTTGTCTTCTTGAGGAAAAACTAATTTACTTTGATCCTACAAATAATAGTATTCGATTAGTATATCTACCAGTACAAGAGCAATATCATAAAGAAGATCATCAATTATTATTGTTAGCCGTTAGATGGTCACAACTGGTGGACAGTTTGCATCATGAAGGGTATCAACAAATATTACAACTCATAGGTAGTCAACATTTTCCAATTATTCCGTTGCGTCAACTATTATTAGATCTTATTCACCAATTATCATCCAATCCACAAGAAGAACAACAACGCCCATACACAGAGAAAGTAAAGCCTGACTCAGTCTTGTATTATGTTCAAAATGAGTCTGAACCATCCTCTGCACAAGCAGCTATTGGATTTGTAAGGTCTGAACTTGATGAAGATCAGGATTATGATGATTGGGAAGATGAAGCGGAGCGAAAACCACTAGGCTGGAAGCATTACGTAATGATCTTGCTTATTGTTGCAATTGTTGGGTTGTCTTGGAAAAAGCTTTATTTCGAAGAAACTACGACAACAAATTTACTATTTAGTGCAGGAATCACGCTTATTATGTTGACTGGAATTATTATTATTCTTAAACAACATTGGAAAGTATTGAACTATAAAAAGAGTAGTAACCAACAAGACCATATTGCTTTTGATACTAATGCTAATCCCAAGCCATCCATTCAATCCTCTCAATCATCCTCAGTAGAACAACAAGTTAAGTCAAACTTAGACATAAATCCATCTAATAATATTGGACAAGCAAGAGTTGCACCACCACAGGCAACCGTTAAGCTTGACTTACAGCAGTCAACGACATTTATAGGGTCTAAAGGTAGTAATGGCAACCCCTCATTACTTAGGAAGCTATATGATGATGAGCAGCGAATTATTGTTAATGATAATCGATTTCTAATTGGGCGTGCTGAAGAAGGGGTTCATTATCAAGATGCGGCAGCAGGTGTATCTCGCGTTCACCTTGAAGTTGAAGTAGATAATGGAACGATACATATTAAAGATGTAGGATCACGCAACGGAAGTTATTTGAATGGGCAATTGATGATTGCTTACAAGGCCTATCCATTATATGAAGGGGATATTATTCAGTTAGTTAATCATGAAGGGCCAAAATATCAACTTGCAGTGTAG
- a CDS encoding DUF2621 domain-containing protein, with translation MNDWFMYFIVFWAVVMLAAMTVGGYFMFRKFLKIMPKADGKSKLDWQNYWVDRSRPMWTDDSKQFLAELVSPVPTPFRDIASHSIAASIGQVAIESGEKTVTRGHCIEGYIKATPKRDYNSLMAFLNKKNIDYSPYNHLFNK, from the coding sequence ATGAATGATTGGTTTATGTATTTCATTGTTTTCTGGGCAGTGGTTATGCTCGCCGCTATGACAGTAGGTGGCTACTTTATGTTCCGCAAATTCCTTAAAATCATGCCTAAGGCTGATGGAAAATCTAAGCTTGATTGGCAAAACTATTGGGTCGATCGCAGTCGTCCGATGTGGACAGACGATTCCAAACAATTTCTCGCAGAGCTTGTTTCACCAGTACCTACACCTTTCCGTGATATAGCTTCTCATTCTATTGCAGCAAGTATCGGGCAAGTAGCAATAGAAAGTGGTGAAAAAACAGTTACTCGTGGACACTGTATTGAAGGCTACATAAAGGCAACCCCTAAGCGGGATTATAATAGTTTAATGGCATTTCTGAATAAGAAAAATATCGATTATTCGCCATATAACCATTTGTTCAACAAATAA